The following are encoded together in the Halomonas halophila genome:
- a CDS encoding tetratricopeptide repeat protein has translation MPRGFPTTPFRRRPLAVLGLALALGGCQSLSAVSAPPPQDPLADAPPVTRGLDAEGLSTLLVAEIAGQRGDYRRATRGYLATAERYQAPELAERATLAARFDEDPALLEEAARRWRSLDPASDAPARLLSSLAVQRGDWTSALEQRLALLDGNEDAELLSFVEGALDAGTPAEPLLQRLRQDSAATGASVDRALSLALLEASAGQTVSARHRLDRLSAEYPQESAVHRIDAALALEMDAPERAAAAARRGLEISPDDARLQLLLARAQIRLGRLDAAEASTDALLEGRGDRPSLRLALARLYLEEAHPQPARRLLLPMLEDDDTPVLAFLLLGSIAEQQGEVDNALLYYRQVPEGDSFLLARLSAARMLIEDDRLVDARTFLRNERLAHPGEASPLTGLEVGLLDEAGAHAQADALLDSYLASHPDDARLRYQRAMRAYADGDLAAMERDLRTIFERDPDNANALNALGYTLADENIEGRLEEARRLIDRALELEPNNPAILDSRGWVAYRLGNIEAALPWLERAWAAMPDQEIAAHLIEVLWMAGERERARALTATAVERFSPRPRIDELLERLPALAP, from the coding sequence ATGCCCCGAGGATTCCCCACCACGCCGTTCCGTCGACGCCCCCTCGCCGTACTCGGCCTGGCCCTGGCGCTCGGCGGCTGCCAGAGCCTGTCCGCCGTGTCGGCCCCGCCGCCGCAGGATCCATTGGCCGATGCCCCACCGGTCACCCGGGGTCTCGACGCCGAAGGCCTGTCGACGCTGCTGGTGGCGGAGATCGCCGGCCAGCGCGGCGACTATCGTCGCGCCACCCGCGGCTACCTGGCCACCGCCGAACGCTATCAGGCTCCCGAGCTCGCCGAGCGCGCCACCCTGGCGGCTCGCTTCGACGAAGATCCGGCGCTGCTCGAGGAAGCCGCCCGCCGCTGGCGCTCGCTGGATCCCGCGAGCGACGCCCCGGCCCGGCTGCTCTCCAGCTTGGCCGTGCAGAGGGGCGACTGGACCAGCGCCCTGGAACAACGCCTGGCGCTGCTGGACGGGAATGAGGACGCCGAACTGCTGAGTTTCGTGGAAGGCGCCCTGGACGCCGGCACACCGGCCGAGCCGCTGCTGCAACGCCTACGACAAGACAGCGCAGCGACGGGCGCCTCGGTCGACCGCGCACTGAGCCTGGCGCTGCTGGAGGCCAGCGCGGGCCAGACGGTCTCGGCCCGGCACCGTCTCGATCGGCTGAGCGCCGAATATCCGCAGGAGTCTGCCGTCCATCGCATCGATGCCGCCCTGGCACTGGAGATGGACGCCCCCGAACGCGCCGCGGCCGCCGCCCGGCGCGGCCTCGAGATATCACCGGACGACGCACGCCTGCAGCTGCTGCTGGCCCGGGCCCAGATCCGCCTCGGCCGGCTCGACGCCGCCGAGGCCAGCACCGATGCGCTGCTCGAGGGCCGCGGCGATCGGCCATCGCTGCGCCTGGCCCTGGCGCGCCTCTATCTCGAGGAGGCGCATCCGCAGCCGGCCCGCCGCCTGCTGCTGCCGATGCTCGAGGACGACGACACGCCCGTGCTGGCCTTCCTGCTGCTCGGCAGCATTGCCGAACAGCAGGGCGAGGTGGACAACGCCCTCCTCTATTACCGCCAGGTCCCCGAGGGCGACAGCTTCCTGCTCGCCCGGCTCAGCGCCGCCCGCATGCTGATCGAGGACGACCGGCTGGTCGACGCGCGCACCTTCCTGCGCAACGAACGCCTGGCGCATCCCGGCGAGGCCTCACCACTCACCGGCCTGGAGGTCGGGCTGCTCGACGAGGCCGGTGCCCACGCCCAGGCCGACGCCCTGCTCGACAGCTACCTCGCGAGCCATCCCGACGACGCCCGGCTGCGCTACCAGCGTGCCATGCGGGCCTATGCCGACGGCGACCTGGCGGCCATGGAACGCGACCTGCGCACCATCTTCGAGCGCGACCCGGACAACGCCAACGCCCTCAACGCCCTGGGCTACACCCTGGCCGACGAGAATATAGAAGGACGACTGGAGGAGGCCCGCCGGCTGATCGATCGCGCCCTGGAGCTCGAGCCGAACAATCCGGCGATCCTCGACAGCCGCGGCTGGGTCGCCTATCGCCTCGGCAACATCGAGGCCGCCCTGCCGTGGCTGGAACGCGCCTGGGCCGCCATGCCCGACCAGGAGATCGCCGCCCACCTGATCGAGGTGCTGTGGATGGCCGGCGAACGCGAGCGGGCCCGGGCACTGACCGCCACCGCCGTGGAACGCTTCTCGCCACGCCCCCGAATCGACGAGCTGCTCGAGCGCCTGCCCGCGCTCGCCCCCTGA
- a CDS encoding DNA adenine methylase — protein sequence MATPIIPWMGGKRRLADKIFPLMPAHQCYVEPFAGGAALYFLRPVPAEVEVLNDVNGDLVNLYRVVQHHLEEFVRQFKWALSSRQVFEWQKMTRPETLTDIQRAARFYYLQQSAFGARIEGQSFGTATTTPPGLNLLRLEETLSAAHLRLASTYIEHLAWQECIRRYDRPHTLFYMDPPYWQTEGYGVGFGIEQYEEMAEILGRLKGKAIISLNDHPDIRRIFAGYHIETTDIRYTVGGGKGAEASEVLIFSWDVEAEPAGLF from the coding sequence GTGGCTACCCCGATCATTCCCTGGATGGGCGGCAAGCGCCGTCTCGCTGACAAGATATTCCCGCTGATGCCGGCCCACCAATGCTACGTCGAGCCCTTCGCCGGCGGCGCCGCGCTCTACTTCCTGCGCCCGGTGCCGGCCGAGGTGGAAGTCCTCAACGACGTCAACGGCGACCTGGTGAACCTCTATCGGGTCGTCCAGCACCATCTGGAGGAGTTCGTCAGGCAGTTCAAGTGGGCGCTCTCCAGCCGCCAGGTGTTCGAGTGGCAGAAGATGACCCGCCCGGAGACGCTCACCGACATCCAGCGTGCTGCCAGGTTCTACTACCTTCAGCAGTCCGCCTTCGGCGCCCGGATCGAAGGTCAGAGCTTCGGCACCGCCACCACCACGCCGCCGGGACTCAACCTGCTGCGCCTCGAGGAGACGCTCTCGGCGGCCCACCTACGCCTGGCCAGCACCTACATCGAGCATCTGGCCTGGCAGGAATGCATCCGGCGCTACGACCGTCCGCACACGCTGTTCTACATGGACCCGCCGTACTGGCAAACTGAGGGCTATGGCGTCGGCTTTGGCATCGAGCAGTACGAAGAGATGGCCGAGATCCTGGGGCGGCTCAAGGGCAAGGCAATCATCAGCCTCAATGACCACCCCGACATCCGCCGGATCTTCGCCGGCTACCACATCGAGACCACCGACATCCGCTACACCGTCGGCGGCGGCAAGGGTGCTGAGGCCAGCGAGGTGCTGATCTTCAGCTGGGATGTCGAAGCCGAGCCGGCGGGGCTGTTCTAG
- the pth gene encoding aminoacyl-tRNA hydrolase, whose amino-acid sequence MSQVKAIIGLANPGAEYEATRHNAGAWLLEALLRRAGGELRAEKKFLGRYARIHLDGQELHLLEPTTFMNRSGGAVAAMAKFFKLAPDELLVAHDELDLDPGTARYKTGGGHGGHNGLRDIIQALGNDKGFHRLRIGIGHPGDARQVTNYVLGRPGKAERGAIDAAIDECLATLPQAVSGDWTKAMQRLHSFKP is encoded by the coding sequence ATGAGTCAGGTCAAAGCCATCATCGGACTGGCCAACCCCGGCGCCGAGTACGAGGCCACCCGCCACAACGCCGGGGCCTGGCTGCTGGAGGCCCTGCTGCGACGGGCCGGCGGCGAACTGCGCGCGGAGAAGAAGTTCCTCGGCCGCTACGCCCGCATCCATCTCGACGGGCAAGAGCTACACCTGCTCGAGCCCACCACCTTCATGAATCGCAGCGGCGGCGCCGTGGCGGCGATGGCGAAGTTCTTCAAGCTCGCCCCCGACGAGCTGCTGGTGGCCCACGACGAGCTCGACCTGGATCCCGGCACCGCCCGCTACAAGACCGGCGGCGGCCACGGCGGCCACAACGGCCTGCGCGACATCATCCAGGCCCTGGGCAACGACAAGGGCTTCCATCGCCTGCGCATCGGCATCGGCCACCCCGGCGACGCCCGCCAGGTGACCAACTACGTGCTGGGGCGCCCCGGCAAGGCCGAGCGCGGCGCCATCGATGCCGCCATCGACGAGTGCCTGGCCACCCTGCCCCAGGCCGTGAGCGGCGACTGGACGAAGGCCATGCAGCGGCTGCACAGCTTCAAGCCCTAG
- a CDS encoding FRG domain-containing protein: protein MYEQKDFQSAYELLDYLSPLHTNRWSRGGRYVFRGQPCSTYGLVPSSLRESGRMAASSVLEPRNASGETRQVFYEVQLLRAFLNGCDASGIKVPGGDRQVRNEVNGPMWEIENLTTGQTWPPYDFYPLLAAAQHHGVPTCLLDWSRRSYVAAYFAASSALADCPGSDQLAIWVLDTNQWWTWDGVGYIELPGATSVNLAAQDGVFTVSTREAHTRGELEATALEELVGMRGDSVDDPTVFWKLTLPQHQAPKLLALCAELGVKGSTMFPGYEGVAREIRDNAYAGSLKQSLWLQRSC, encoded by the coding sequence ATGTACGAGCAAAAGGACTTCCAGAGTGCGTACGAGCTTCTCGATTACCTTTCTCCTCTACATACGAACCGCTGGTCGCGAGGAGGAAGGTATGTTTTCCGTGGGCAACCGTGCTCTACCTATGGCCTAGTGCCATCCTCCCTTCGCGAAAGTGGACGGATGGCGGCGTCGAGCGTTCTCGAGCCTCGAAATGCTAGTGGAGAGACTCGTCAGGTTTTTTATGAAGTTCAGTTGCTTAGAGCATTCTTGAATGGCTGTGATGCGTCAGGCATCAAAGTGCCTGGTGGGGATCGTCAGGTCCGTAATGAGGTGAATGGACCTATGTGGGAGATCGAGAATTTGACCACGGGGCAAACGTGGCCACCCTATGACTTCTACCCCTTGCTTGCCGCAGCACAGCACCATGGAGTGCCTACTTGCCTTCTGGATTGGAGCCGCCGCTCGTATGTAGCGGCCTACTTTGCCGCATCTTCTGCTTTGGCTGACTGCCCCGGATCGGATCAGCTAGCTATATGGGTGCTCGACACCAACCAGTGGTGGACATGGGATGGTGTCGGCTACATCGAGCTGCCAGGAGCTACTAGCGTGAACCTTGCCGCACAGGATGGTGTGTTTACTGTCTCTACCCGTGAGGCCCATACGAGAGGGGAGCTGGAGGCCACGGCCTTAGAGGAGCTCGTTGGGATGCGGGGAGATAGTGTTGATGATCCCACGGTGTTCTGGAAGCTAACTCTCCCGCAGCACCAGGCACCAAAGCTTCTCGCCTTATGCGCCGAGCTTGGTGTCAAAGGCTCGACTATGTTCCCGGGCTACGAGGGAGTCGCCAGAGAGATTCGTGACAACGCTTATGCAGGTAGCCTCAAGCAATCACTCTGGCTTCAGCGAAGCTGTTAG
- the ychF gene encoding redox-regulated ATPase YchF: MGFNCGIVGLPNVGKSTLFNALTKSGIDAENFPFCTIEPNVGIVPMPDPRLDRLAEIVKPEKTIPTTMEFVDIAGLVAGASKGEGLGNQFLANIRETQAIAHVVRCFDNDNVIHVANEVDPRADIETINLELALADLDTVDRAIQRLVRVVKGGDKEAIATKAILDRIQPHLAEGQPLRSFGLDDDEKQQLKSFGFLTLKPTMYIANVNEDGFDDNPYLEVVKQIAAEEGAVVVPVCNQIEAEIAELDDEERAMFLDEMGMQEPGLDRVIRAGYELLGLQTYFTAGVKEVRAWTVKIGATAPEGAGVIHTDFQKGFIRAEVIAYDDFVSLGGEQGAKDAGKWRLEGKDYVLKDGDVVHFRFNV; encoded by the coding sequence ATGGGTTTCAACTGCGGTATCGTCGGCCTGCCCAACGTCGGCAAGTCCACCCTCTTCAATGCCCTGACCAAGTCGGGCATCGACGCCGAGAACTTCCCCTTCTGCACCATCGAGCCCAACGTCGGCATCGTGCCGATGCCGGACCCTCGCCTCGACCGGCTGGCCGAGATCGTGAAGCCCGAAAAGACCATCCCCACCACCATGGAGTTCGTCGACATCGCCGGACTGGTGGCGGGCGCTTCCAAGGGCGAGGGCCTCGGCAACCAGTTCCTGGCCAACATCCGCGAGACCCAGGCCATCGCCCACGTGGTGCGCTGCTTCGATAACGACAACGTCATCCACGTGGCCAACGAGGTCGATCCGCGCGCCGACATCGAGACCATCAACCTCGAGCTGGCCCTGGCCGACCTGGACACCGTCGACCGCGCCATCCAGCGCCTGGTGCGCGTGGTCAAGGGCGGCGACAAGGAAGCCATCGCCACCAAGGCGATCCTCGACCGCATCCAGCCGCACCTGGCCGAGGGCCAGCCGCTGCGCAGTTTCGGCCTCGACGACGACGAGAAGCAGCAGCTCAAGAGCTTCGGCTTCCTGACCCTCAAGCCGACCATGTACATCGCCAACGTCAACGAGGACGGCTTCGACGACAACCCCTACCTCGAGGTGGTCAAGCAGATCGCCGCCGAGGAAGGCGCCGTCGTGGTCCCGGTGTGCAACCAGATCGAGGCCGAGATCGCCGAGCTCGACGACGAGGAGCGCGCCATGTTCCTCGACGAGATGGGCATGCAAGAGCCCGGCCTGGACCGCGTGATCCGCGCCGGGTACGAACTGCTGGGCCTGCAGACCTACTTCACCGCCGGAGTGAAGGAAGTCCGCGCCTGGACCGTCAAGATCGGCGCCACCGCCCCGGAGGGCGCCGGCGTGATCCACACAGACTTCCAGAAGGGCTTCATCCGCGCCGAAGTGATCGCCTACGACGACTTCGTCTCGCTGGGCGGCGAACAGGGCGCCAAGGACGCCGGCAAGTGGCGCCTGGAAGGCAAGGACTACGTGCTCAAGGACGGCGACGTGGTGCACTTCCGCTTCAACGTCTGA
- the lolB gene encoding lipoprotein insertase outer membrane protein LolB — MRRPIRPLLPSLALALLLIGGCATRGQAPEAPRAADDWQAQKVRLEAMQTWELTGKAGLRTPEDSTSANLDWNQTPYHFRMLLSGPFGSGRSVLEGREGRVSLTTGEGRFEAESPEALMNQQLGWSLPVAALGDWVRGLPADDSPHRMSRDARGFPERLEQDGWTIDYQDWMRVEDLWLPRRMKMQYGDLNVTLVVTRWQPETTDV, encoded by the coding sequence ATGCGACGCCCCATCCGCCCCCTGCTGCCAAGCCTGGCCCTCGCCCTGCTGCTGATCGGGGGCTGCGCCACCCGAGGCCAGGCGCCCGAGGCGCCTCGCGCCGCCGACGACTGGCAGGCCCAGAAAGTGCGCCTCGAGGCCATGCAGACCTGGGAGCTGACCGGCAAGGCCGGCCTGCGCACCCCCGAGGACAGCACCAGCGCCAATCTCGACTGGAACCAGACCCCCTACCATTTCCGCATGCTGCTCAGCGGCCCCTTCGGCAGCGGCCGCAGCGTGCTGGAAGGCCGCGAGGGTCGCGTCTCGTTGACCACCGGCGAAGGCCGCTTCGAGGCCGAGAGCCCCGAGGCGCTGATGAACCAGCAGCTCGGCTGGTCGCTGCCGGTGGCCGCGCTCGGCGACTGGGTGCGTGGCCTGCCCGCCGACGACAGCCCCCATCGGATGAGCCGCGATGCGCGCGGCTTTCCGGAGCGTCTGGAGCAGGACGGCTGGACCATCGATTACCAGGACTGGATGCGCGTCGAGGACCTGTGGCTGCCGCGCCGCATGAAGATGCAGTACGGCGACCTGAACGTCACCCTGGTGGTGACTCGCTGGCAGCCGGAGACCACCGATGTCTGA
- a CDS encoding Com family DNA-binding transcriptional regulator, with product MAMDEIRCTQCNRKLARASRYDRIEIKCPRCGHLNQRATSSRPVPKEAPRGYPDHSLDGRQAPSR from the coding sequence ATGGCGATGGATGAGATCCGCTGCACGCAGTGCAACCGCAAGCTGGCCCGAGCCAGCCGTTACGACCGAATCGAGATCAAGTGCCCGCGCTGTGGGCACCTCAACCAGAGAGCCACGAGCTCCAGACCAGTGCCAAAGGAGGCGCCTCGTGGCTACCCCGATCATTCCCTGGATGGGCGGCAAGCGCCGTCTCGCTGA
- a CDS encoding 50S ribosomal protein L25/general stress protein Ctc, giving the protein MSEYTLTANVRNDLGKGASRRLRRANEQVPAIIYGGEQAPQPIAVDKTAFYKALEDEAFFASVINLELDGKPHQVVVRDLQRHPYKPLVTHADFMRVDATHAITMRVPLHVVNAETAPSIKDQDGELHVLANEVEVSCLPKDLPDYLEIDVADVALGTTLHLSDLNLPAGVTSVELSHGEDHDQAILSITAAKVSSEAEEGEEAEEGQADKGESAEGEDSAE; this is encoded by the coding sequence ATGTCCGAATACACTCTCACAGCCAACGTCCGCAACGACCTGGGGAAAGGTGCGAGCCGCCGCCTGCGTCGTGCGAACGAGCAGGTGCCGGCCATCATCTACGGTGGTGAGCAGGCCCCGCAGCCGATCGCCGTCGACAAGACCGCCTTCTACAAGGCGCTCGAGGACGAGGCGTTCTTCGCGTCCGTGATCAACCTCGAGCTGGACGGCAAGCCGCACCAGGTCGTGGTCCGCGACCTGCAGCGTCACCCGTACAAGCCGCTGGTGACCCACGCTGACTTCATGCGCGTCGACGCGACTCACGCCATCACCATGCGCGTACCGCTGCACGTGGTGAACGCCGAGACCGCGCCGAGCATCAAGGACCAGGACGGCGAACTGCACGTCCTGGCCAACGAGGTCGAAGTGAGCTGCCTGCCGAAGGACCTGCCGGACTACCTGGAAATCGACGTCGCCGACGTCGCCCTGGGTACCACCCTGCACCTCTCCGACCTGAACCTGCCTGCCGGCGTCACCTCGGTCGAGCTGTCTCACGGCGAAGACCATGACCAGGCCATCCTGAGCATCACCGCCGCCAAGGTCAGCAGCGAGGCCGAAGAAGGCGAAGAGGCCGAAGAAGGCCAAGCCGACAAGGGCGAGTCCGCCGAAGGCGAGGACAGCGCCGAGTAA
- a CDS encoding ribose-phosphate pyrophosphokinase — translation MSKLMVFAGNANPELAQKVAESLDTRLGNATVGQFSDGEVAVEINENVRGKDVFVLQPTCAPTNDNLMEMVLMVDALRRASATRVTAVVPYFGYARQDRRVRSARVPISAKLVADIMVKAGVDRVMTMDLHADQIQGFFDVPVDNVYGSPILLDDIERQNYDDLVVVSPDVGGVVRARAIAKQLNADLAIIDKRRPQANQAQVMHIIGDIQDRTCVVVDDMIDTAGTLCKAGEALKEHGARRVVAYATHPILSGPAVDNITGSVLDELVVTDTIPLTETARRSGKIRQLSVAGLIAEAIRRVSNEESVSAMFH, via the coding sequence GTGTCTAAATTGATGGTTTTCGCCGGGAACGCCAATCCCGAACTCGCCCAGAAGGTTGCCGAGAGCCTGGATACCCGGCTCGGCAACGCAACGGTCGGCCAGTTCAGTGACGGCGAAGTTGCGGTCGAGATCAACGAGAACGTGCGCGGCAAGGACGTTTTCGTCCTGCAGCCCACCTGTGCCCCGACCAACGACAACCTGATGGAAATGGTGCTGATGGTGGACGCCCTGCGCCGGGCCTCCGCCACGCGTGTCACCGCCGTGGTGCCCTACTTCGGCTATGCCCGTCAGGACCGTCGCGTCCGCTCCGCCCGCGTGCCGATCTCGGCCAAGCTGGTCGCCGACATCATGGTCAAGGCCGGCGTCGACCGCGTCATGACCATGGATCTCCATGCCGACCAGATCCAGGGCTTCTTCGACGTGCCGGTGGACAACGTCTACGGCTCGCCGATCCTGCTCGACGACATCGAGCGCCAGAACTACGACGACCTGGTGGTGGTCTCGCCCGACGTGGGCGGCGTGGTTCGCGCCCGTGCCATCGCCAAGCAGCTCAACGCCGACCTGGCGATCATCGACAAGCGTCGCCCCCAGGCCAACCAGGCCCAGGTGATGCACATCATCGGCGATATCCAGGACCGCACCTGCGTGGTGGTCGACGACATGATCGATACCGCCGGCACCCTGTGCAAGGCCGGCGAGGCGCTCAAGGAACACGGCGCCCGCCGCGTGGTGGCCTACGCCACTCACCCGATCCTGTCCGGCCCGGCCGTCGACAACATCACCGGCTCGGTGCTCGATGAACTGGTCGTCACCGACACCATCCCGCTGACCGAAACCGCCCGCCGCAGCGGCAAGATCCGCCAGCTGAGCGTGGCCGGCCTCATCGCCGAGGCGATCCGCCGGGTCAGCAACGAGGAATCCGTCAGCGCCATGTTCCACTGA
- the ispE gene encoding 4-(cytidine 5'-diphospho)-2-C-methyl-D-erythritol kinase has translation MSDAGRLILPAPAKLNRLLHITGRRPDGYHELQTLFQFLDHGDTLTLAPRDDGELRLTPTLSGVAPADNLILRAATALREATGSRQGADIHLDKRLPMGGGLGGGSSDAAAALLGLNRLWGLHLSIEVLAELGLRLGADVPVFVRGHAAWAEGIGERLTPVALDTPWFVVVHPGVSVSTPAVFQAPELTRDTPPITMARALQGGTASWRNDCELTVRELYPEVAGALDWLSDRAPAMLTGTGACVFARLDHEADATALLDDISGRWTSFKAQGLNRSPLHDALDR, from the coding sequence ATGTCTGATGCCGGCCGCCTGATCCTGCCGGCGCCGGCCAAGCTCAACCGGCTGCTGCATATCACCGGCCGGCGCCCCGATGGCTACCACGAGCTGCAGACCCTGTTCCAGTTCCTCGACCACGGCGACACCCTGACTCTCGCTCCGCGCGACGACGGCGAACTTCGCCTGACGCCGACGCTGTCCGGCGTCGCGCCGGCGGACAACCTGATCCTGCGCGCCGCCACGGCGCTGCGCGAGGCCACCGGCAGCCGCCAGGGCGCCGACATCCACCTCGACAAGCGCCTGCCCATGGGCGGCGGCCTCGGAGGCGGCAGCAGCGATGCCGCCGCCGCCCTGCTCGGTCTGAACCGTCTCTGGGGGCTCCACCTCTCTATAGAGGTACTGGCCGAACTGGGCCTGCGCCTGGGCGCCGATGTCCCGGTGTTCGTGCGCGGCCATGCCGCCTGGGCCGAGGGCATCGGCGAACGCCTGACGCCGGTGGCGCTCGACACCCCCTGGTTCGTGGTCGTCCATCCCGGCGTGAGCGTCTCCACGCCGGCGGTGTTCCAGGCGCCGGAATTGACACGAGACACGCCTCCCATTACTATGGCGCGCGCACTTCAGGGGGGAACGGCGAGCTGGCGCAACGACTGCGAGCTCACGGTCCGGGAATTGTATCCCGAGGTCGCGGGTGCGCTCGACTGGTTGAGCGACAGGGCACCGGCCATGCTGACCGGCACCGGCGCCTGTGTATTCGCCCGTTTGGACCATGAAGCCGATGCCACGGCGCTGCTGGACGACATCTCCGGCCGCTGGACATCCTTCAAGGCCCAAGGGCTGAATCGCTCTCCTCTCCATGATGCACTGGATCGATGA
- the hemA gene encoding glutamyl-tRNA reductase, translated as MTLLALGINHRTAAVEVREQVAFTPAQLETALAELRGLPEVQEAAVLSTCNRTELYCVTGESGERAVLDWLGRFHGLAVEELTRCAYHYRNDEAARHLMRVAVGLDSMVLGEPQILGQLKDAYQAARQARGMGGELESLFQQTFAVAKRVRTETGIGRNPVSVAYAAVSLASRIFDDFSRSPALLIGAGETIELVARHLHEAGVRHLTVANRTRERAEQLAAPLCGQAITLDEIPEALIEADIVISSTAAPLPILGKGMMERALKKRRHRPVFMVDIAVPRDIEPEVGELSDVFLYTVDDLEEVIEENRRHRQVAADEAESLIEHGVGCWQHDRRLRSGGELIRDVRARGEALRDEARDQAMARLARGENPEEVVARLAHQLTNRLLHRPTVALREAAADEQRELLEAAASLLLDDPSDTSR; from the coding sequence ATGACGCTTCTTGCCCTGGGAATCAACCATCGGACCGCCGCCGTCGAGGTGCGCGAGCAGGTCGCCTTCACGCCCGCGCAGCTCGAGACCGCGTTGGCCGAGCTGCGTGGCCTGCCGGAAGTGCAGGAAGCCGCCGTGCTGTCCACCTGCAATCGCACCGAGCTGTACTGCGTCACCGGCGAGTCGGGGGAGCGCGCGGTCCTCGACTGGCTAGGCCGCTTCCACGGCCTCGCCGTGGAAGAGCTGACCCGCTGCGCCTACCACTACAGGAACGACGAGGCCGCACGCCACCTGATGCGGGTGGCGGTGGGGCTGGATTCGATGGTGCTCGGCGAGCCGCAGATCCTGGGCCAGCTCAAGGACGCCTACCAGGCCGCGCGTCAGGCCCGCGGCATGGGCGGCGAGCTGGAGAGCCTCTTCCAGCAGACCTTCGCGGTGGCCAAGCGGGTCCGCACCGAGACCGGCATCGGCCGCAACCCGGTCTCCGTGGCCTATGCCGCGGTCAGCCTGGCCAGCCGCATCTTCGACGACTTCTCGCGCTCGCCGGCGCTGCTGATCGGCGCCGGCGAGACCATCGAGCTGGTGGCGCGCCATCTCCACGAGGCCGGCGTGCGCCATCTCACGGTGGCCAACCGCACCCGCGAACGGGCCGAGCAGCTGGCCGCGCCGCTGTGCGGTCAGGCCATCACCCTCGACGAGATTCCCGAGGCGCTGATCGAGGCGGACATCGTGATCTCCTCCACCGCCGCGCCGCTGCCGATCCTCGGCAAGGGCATGATGGAGCGGGCGCTCAAGAAGCGCCGCCACCGGCCGGTGTTCATGGTCGACATCGCCGTGCCCCGCGACATCGAGCCCGAGGTCGGCGAGCTCTCCGACGTCTTCCTCTATACCGTCGACGACCTGGAGGAGGTGATCGAGGAAAATCGTCGCCACCGCCAGGTGGCCGCCGACGAGGCCGAATCGCTGATCGAGCACGGCGTGGGCTGCTGGCAGCACGACCGCCGGCTGCGCAGCGGCGGCGAGCTGATCCGCGACGTGCGCGCCCGGGGCGAGGCCCTGCGCGACGAGGCCCGCGACCAGGCCATGGCGCGGCTGGCCCGCGGCGAGAACCCCGAGGAGGTGGTGGCGAGGCTGGCCCACCAGCTCACCAACCGCCTGCTGCATCGTCCCACCGTGGCCTTGCGCGAGGCGGCTGCCGACGAACAGCGCGAGCTGCTTGAAGCGGCTGCGTCACTGCTGCTCGACGATCCTTCCGACACTTCCCGATAG